Proteins encoded in a region of the Streptomyces sp. NBC_01298 genome:
- a CDS encoding phage holin family protein, with the protein MLRGRWRSTGGALVRVVIVWAVSTLTMLVLAGILPDFRLQAGAGGDRDSITRIGLTAAIGAGAFGLLSALVWPVLVRALLLVPALVLGLLVFFLNGSLLLLALSLIPAGRGEADPETAVVVAAVMSAVASATSTALAVRDDEAYRRRLYRLADRRRRRQHREGAPGADERAPGVVFLQLDGVGYEVLRRAAGSGLMPTVADWLDRTHRVTSWRTDWSSQTGASQLGILHGSNFDVPAFRWYEKDTGEVVVCNRPTSAAELQRRAVERTGDGGLLTLDGASRGNLFSGGAGQLALVLSVSARRGPQNRSRAGYFAYFSDPANAVRTALSFVAEVVREITQSLRRRLRGDRPRVSRGGLYPFIRAFATVVERDVVVAAVIGDMLAGRAAVYADLVAYDEVAHHSGPRSRDTEQVLARLDRSLALIARVAEHAPREYRIVLLSDHGQSPGETFLARYGLTLKDLVRAGCGLPVSRKAGRTHSGAEARAAVRAALHRPVEETEEEARPGAGPDPVVLASGNLGLISFPDLPGRASRERIERAHPALLSTLANHPGVGFLLVDGTVLAAGGAEARLDEPGAAEELLAPFGPGAARSVRRTDTFPHVADVMVNSAYDPEAGTVHAFEEQIGSHGGLGGEQGHPFLMWPVELSEPVYRPDGELVGAEAVHEVLRRWLTEADGPQVPVPPEAPPEVSVAPGTDPAPAA; encoded by the coding sequence GAATCCTCCCCGACTTCCGGCTCCAGGCGGGCGCGGGCGGCGACCGCGACAGCATCACGCGGATAGGTCTGACGGCCGCCATCGGCGCCGGTGCGTTCGGTCTGCTGAGCGCGCTGGTGTGGCCGGTCCTCGTACGCGCCCTGCTGCTCGTCCCGGCCCTGGTGCTCGGGCTGCTCGTGTTCTTCCTCAACGGCTCGCTGCTGCTGCTGGCGCTCAGCCTGATCCCGGCCGGCCGCGGCGAGGCGGACCCCGAGACGGCGGTGGTGGTCGCCGCCGTGATGTCCGCCGTCGCGTCCGCGACCTCCACGGCCCTCGCCGTACGGGACGACGAGGCCTACCGGCGCCGGCTCTACCGGCTCGCCGACCGCCGCCGGCGCCGCCAGCACCGCGAGGGCGCGCCCGGGGCCGACGAACGCGCCCCCGGCGTGGTGTTCCTGCAACTCGACGGGGTCGGTTACGAGGTGCTGCGGCGGGCGGCCGGCAGCGGTCTGATGCCGACGGTGGCCGACTGGCTCGACCGCACCCACCGCGTCACCTCCTGGCGCACCGACTGGTCGAGCCAGACCGGGGCCAGCCAGCTCGGCATCCTGCACGGCTCCAACTTCGACGTCCCGGCCTTCCGTTGGTACGAGAAGGACACCGGCGAGGTGGTCGTCTGCAACCGGCCCACCAGCGCGGCCGAGCTCCAGCGGCGGGCCGTCGAACGGACCGGGGACGGGGGCCTGCTCACCCTCGACGGGGCCAGCCGCGGCAACCTCTTCAGCGGCGGCGCCGGCCAACTGGCGCTCGTCCTGTCCGTTTCCGCCCGGCGGGGGCCGCAGAACCGCTCCCGCGCCGGGTACTTCGCGTACTTCTCCGACCCGGCCAACGCGGTCCGCACGGCGCTCTCCTTCGTCGCCGAGGTGGTCCGCGAGATCACCCAGTCGCTGCGCCGCCGGTTGCGCGGGGACCGGCCACGGGTCTCGCGCGGCGGGCTGTACCCCTTCATCCGGGCCTTCGCGACGGTGGTGGAGCGCGACGTCGTGGTCGCCGCGGTGATCGGCGACATGCTGGCCGGGCGCGCCGCGGTCTACGCCGACCTGGTCGCCTACGACGAGGTCGCCCACCACTCGGGCCCGCGCTCGCGGGACACCGAGCAGGTGCTCGCCCGGCTCGACCGCAGCCTCGCGCTGATCGCCCGGGTCGCGGAGCACGCGCCGCGCGAGTACCGGATCGTGCTGCTCTCGGACCACGGCCAGAGCCCGGGGGAGACCTTCCTGGCCCGGTACGGGCTCACCCTGAAGGACCTGGTCCGCGCGGGCTGCGGGCTGCCGGTCTCCCGGAAGGCCGGCCGCACCCACAGCGGCGCCGAGGCACGGGCCGCCGTACGGGCCGCCCTGCACCGGCCGGTGGAGGAGACCGAGGAGGAGGCGCGTCCGGGGGCGGGCCCGGACCCGGTGGTCCTGGCCTCGGGCAACCTCGGGCTGATCTCCTTCCCGGACCTGCCCGGGCGCGCGTCCAGGGAACGGATCGAGCGGGCGCACCCGGCGCTGCTCTCCACCCTGGCGAACCATCCCGGGGTCGGGTTCCTGCTCGTCGACGGGACCGTCCTGGCGGCCGGCGGGGCCGAAGCCCGGCTGGACGAGCCCGGCGCGGCGGAGGAACTGCTGGCCCCCTTCGGACCCGGCGCCGCGCGGTCGGTCCGGCGGACCGACACCTTCCCGCACGTGGCCGACGTGATGGTGAACTCGGCCTACGACCCGGAGGCGGGCACGGTGCACGCCTTCGAGGAGCAGATCGGCTCGCACGGCGGCCTGGGCGGGGAGCAGGGCCACCCCTTCCTGATGTGGCCGGTGGAACTGTCCGAGCCGGTGTACCGGCCGGACGGGGAGCTGGTGGGCGCGGAGGCGGTCCACGAGGTCCTGCGCCGCTGGCTCACCGAGGCGGACGGCCCCCAGGTCCCGGTGCCCCCGGAGGCGCCGCCGGAGGTCTCCGTGGCCCCGGGCACGGACCCGGCGCCCGCGGCCTGA